A single region of the Corallococcus caeni genome encodes:
- a CDS encoding chaperonin: MATKTQKQTIQRKARQMKAKTVKAVSSAGKQAKRVQVTLGDLIAAAFDTVGGEARKVAKVVSSTDMTLATGKHIVFVG; encoded by the coding sequence ATGGCGACCAAGACCCAGAAGCAGACCATCCAGCGCAAGGCCCGTCAGATGAAGGCGAAGACGGTCAAGGCCGTGTCCTCCGCTGGCAAGCAGGCGAAGCGCGTGCAGGTGACGCTCGGTGACCTGATCGCCGCGGCCTTCGACACCGTGGGCGGCGAGGCTCGCAAGGTGGCCAAGGTTGTCTCCTCGACCGACATGACGCTGGCGACCGGCAAGCACATTGTCTTCGTGGGGTGA
- a CDS encoding phospholipase D-like domain-containing protein, whose translation MKSILIPGRNCWTRTETHDAGVLVDARDYYRELYRAIRKARRSIVITGWQFDSDVTLLRGEDLEEANGGEVRLLPLLDQMCRENPELHVYILAWDFSMLLAMEREWMQNVLFNWTTNERLRFRFDSSSPLYGAHHQKLVVVDGVMAFTGGMDVCDCRWDDRDHPARSKLRCDSGRDPHGPYHDVQTVLTGPAVKPLAELFEARWAHSGGGELHLEPVNRDDLTFEATMPAPPGPVAISRTFGKTILPPQAEVQEIRALYVDAIDAAERFIYIENQYFSSRAIYDALVKRMRAAGRPRLQVMLVLPRQPEALREQIAMGVAQVRLLRALREVASETGHGFAVYGSAAKDEDGSDVFTYIHSKVLIVDDTFMTIGSANTTNRSLGLDSELNLSWEAQAPGDAVSSAIRRVRVSLMAEQAGLAGVAALRPLVAATHMVETLDRLAHDGQHRLRPHPLETVFDQNPLFKPLEPEEFLIDPEESVLDESLFEALHKGDDGLFASGVRLLSRWLVGKSCDTARHSAILPCASVQEEGGTAES comes from the coding sequence GTGAAATCCATTCTCATCCCCGGACGCAACTGCTGGACGCGGACGGAAACGCATGACGCGGGCGTGCTGGTGGACGCCCGGGATTACTACCGAGAGCTGTATCGGGCCATCCGGAAGGCCCGCCGCTCCATCGTCATCACCGGTTGGCAGTTCGACAGCGACGTCACGTTGCTGCGCGGTGAGGACCTGGAAGAGGCGAACGGAGGCGAGGTCCGGCTGCTGCCGCTGTTGGACCAGATGTGCCGGGAGAACCCGGAGCTGCACGTCTACATCCTCGCCTGGGACTTCAGCATGCTGCTCGCCATGGAGCGCGAGTGGATGCAGAACGTGCTCTTCAACTGGACCACGAACGAGCGGCTGCGCTTCCGCTTCGATTCCTCCAGCCCGCTCTACGGAGCCCATCACCAGAAGCTCGTCGTCGTCGACGGCGTGATGGCCTTCACCGGCGGCATGGACGTGTGTGACTGCCGCTGGGACGACCGGGACCACCCCGCGCGCTCGAAGCTGCGCTGCGACTCCGGCCGCGACCCGCATGGGCCCTACCACGACGTGCAGACGGTGCTGACGGGCCCCGCGGTGAAGCCGCTCGCGGAGCTGTTCGAGGCGCGCTGGGCGCACTCGGGCGGTGGCGAGCTCCACCTGGAGCCCGTGAACCGCGACGACCTGACCTTCGAAGCGACGATGCCCGCGCCTCCGGGCCCGGTGGCCATCAGCCGCACCTTTGGAAAGACCATCCTGCCGCCGCAAGCGGAGGTGCAGGAGATCCGCGCGCTGTACGTGGACGCCATCGACGCGGCCGAACGCTTCATCTACATCGAGAACCAGTACTTCTCCTCGCGCGCCATCTACGACGCGCTCGTCAAGCGCATGCGCGCGGCCGGACGGCCCAGGCTCCAGGTGATGCTGGTGCTGCCCCGTCAGCCCGAAGCGCTGCGCGAGCAGATCGCCATGGGCGTGGCCCAGGTGCGCCTGCTGCGCGCGCTGCGCGAGGTGGCCTCCGAAACGGGCCACGGCTTCGCGGTGTACGGCTCGGCGGCGAAGGACGAGGACGGCTCGGATGTCTTCACGTACATCCACTCGAAGGTCCTGATCGTGGACGACACGTTCATGACCATCGGCTCCGCGAACACGACCAACCGCAGCCTGGGCCTGGATTCAGAGCTCAACCTGAGCTGGGAGGCGCAGGCGCCCGGGGACGCCGTGTCGAGCGCCATCCGCCGCGTGCGCGTGTCGCTGATGGCGGAGCAGGCGGGCCTGGCGGGCGTGGCCGCGCTGCGCCCGCTGGTGGCCGCGACGCACATGGTGGAGACGCTGGACCGGCTGGCCCACGACGGGCAGCACCGGCTGCGTCCACACCCGCTGGAGACGGTGTTCGACCAGAACCCCCTCTTCAAGCCGCTGGAGCCGGAGGAGTTCCTCATCGACCCGGAGGAGTCGGTGCTGGACGAGTCCCTCTTCGAGGCCCTGCACAAGGGCGACGACGGCCTCTTCGCCTCCGGCGTTCGCCTGCTGTCGCGGTGGCTCGTCGGCAAGTCGTGCGACACGGCCCGGCACAGCGCCATCCTGCCTTGCGCTTCCGTGCAGGAGGAGGGCGGGACGGCGGAGAGCTAG
- a CDS encoding anti-sigma factor family protein, which yields MAGNPACERFVPLLSPYIDGELAPGERVNVERHLAACRDCTGRAADLRAESGLLRVGLDMAVDDVDFKDFAQKVMARVTPEKPPLIERLRLALSEMFLYQRTAMISSLATAAVVLLVALPLVLRDTAPEGYAAERMTVKSIQSYQGARVAPVVMETEGGGSIIWMVDEQEQAPETVKGAADGQKKPGVTEGQESSVEPDDQGGQPAAAPSVPPRPTGGAL from the coding sequence ATGGCCGGAAATCCCGCGTGTGAGCGTTTCGTACCGCTCCTGTCTCCCTACATCGACGGTGAACTCGCTCCCGGGGAGCGCGTGAACGTGGAGCGGCACCTGGCCGCCTGCCGGGACTGCACGGGCCGCGCGGCGGACCTGCGCGCCGAGTCCGGGCTGCTGCGGGTGGGCCTGGACATGGCGGTGGACGACGTCGACTTCAAGGACTTCGCCCAGAAGGTCATGGCCCGGGTGACGCCGGAGAAGCCGCCCCTCATCGAGCGGCTGCGGCTGGCCCTGTCGGAGATGTTCCTCTACCAGCGCACCGCGATGATCTCGTCGCTGGCCACCGCCGCGGTGGTGCTGCTGGTGGCGCTGCCGCTGGTGCTGCGCGACACCGCGCCGGAGGGCTACGCCGCCGAGCGCATGACGGTGAAGTCCATCCAGTCCTACCAGGGCGCCCGCGTGGCCCCGGTGGTGATGGAGACGGAGGGCGGCGGCTCCATCATCTGGATGGTGGACGAGCAGGAGCAGGCCCCGGAGACCGTGAAGGGCGCCGCCGACGGGCAGAAGAAGCCGGGCGTGACGGAAGGCCAGGAATCGAGCGTGGAGCCGGACGACCAGGGAGGACAGCCGGCGGCGGCTCCGTCCGTCCCGCCGCGGCCCACCGGAGGAGCGCTATGA
- the hemF gene encoding oxygen-dependent coproporphyrinogen oxidase — MTATVDVEGLKARMTAFIQKLQDDICGALEQLDGQGRFREDAWTRPGGGGGRSRVLEEGAVLEKAGVNTSIVHGELEEAFAKKLQGEGRTFWAGGLSLVLHPRSPHVPTVHANYRFIQQGGRAWFGGGADLTPYYLHDEDAAHFHRVHKAACDAHDPTYYPRFKAACDHYFHLRHRGEARGVGGLFFENMGGDLEREFAFVQACGNSFIPAYLPIARKHKDTPVTEEQRFWQEVRRGRYVEFNLVYDRGTIFGLETQGRTESILMSLPPRVRWRYDHHPEPGTPEARLVEVLRNPREWA; from the coding sequence ATGACGGCGACGGTGGACGTGGAGGGCTTGAAGGCGCGCATGACCGCCTTCATCCAGAAGCTCCAGGACGACATCTGTGGCGCGCTGGAACAGCTGGACGGCCAGGGCCGCTTCCGCGAGGACGCGTGGACCCGCCCGGGCGGCGGTGGCGGCCGCAGCCGCGTGCTGGAGGAGGGCGCCGTCCTGGAGAAGGCGGGCGTCAACACCTCCATCGTCCACGGCGAGCTGGAGGAGGCCTTCGCGAAGAAGCTCCAGGGCGAGGGGCGCACCTTCTGGGCCGGCGGCCTGTCGCTGGTGCTGCACCCGCGCAGCCCGCACGTGCCCACGGTGCACGCCAACTACCGCTTCATCCAGCAGGGCGGCCGCGCGTGGTTCGGCGGCGGCGCGGACCTGACGCCGTACTACCTGCACGACGAGGACGCGGCCCACTTCCACCGCGTGCACAAGGCCGCGTGCGACGCGCACGACCCCACGTACTACCCGCGCTTCAAGGCCGCGTGCGACCACTACTTCCACCTGCGCCACCGGGGCGAGGCGCGCGGCGTGGGCGGCCTCTTCTTCGAGAACATGGGCGGCGACCTGGAGCGTGAGTTCGCCTTCGTGCAGGCGTGCGGCAACAGCTTCATCCCCGCGTACCTGCCCATCGCGCGGAAGCACAAGGACACGCCGGTGACGGAAGAACAGCGCTTCTGGCAGGAGGTGCGCCGGGGCCGCTACGTGGAGTTCAACCTGGTCTACGACCGGGGCACCATCTTCGGCCTGGAGACGCAGGGGCGCACGGAGTCCATCCTCATGTCGCTGCCGCCTCGCGTGCGCTGGCGCTACGACCACCACCCGGAGCCCGGCACCCCGGAGGCCCGGCTGGTGGAGGTGCTGCGCAACCCCCGGGAGTGGGCCTGA
- a CDS encoding Immediate early protein ICP0 yields METSTPTTSPGDRTRIGAPPVGLPPEADGGAPLEPGEQGLPSGEATESSGEGLEAGASPDGASADGTPQDVGARSLRVGVPNRGPLPPRTDKGGGTARAPRADAGTGFESSGTATQTPRRKGGDGFRTPGAGPTTASPYLGAGEARGPVLDVESLIPSDLKDLEGQLAVGKRFASDGALLAAQVRPSSLPSSDRVARLWAFFAAYAEAAAWHPPAPEGRAAFAQALKDQGFAGLQDAHTGQDGVEAGLWVMDAPTPEEARERADAVRLEPPPDVRHSEQAAPLTPGLYQPLPGPFVRRDAQGQPLQNDDPHDRNRTDRRLGGRMFWNVLHAFRAGEDTEDSAVSQAQWDRMVFGAVLAMVGLALAAIALVSSL; encoded by the coding sequence ATGGAGACCTCCACCCCCACCACCTCGCCCGGGGACCGCACCCGCATCGGAGCCCCGCCCGTGGGCCTTCCTCCGGAAGCGGACGGCGGCGCGCCGCTGGAGCCCGGTGAGCAGGGGCTCCCCAGTGGCGAGGCGACGGAGAGCAGCGGCGAAGGTCTGGAGGCCGGCGCCTCCCCGGACGGCGCCAGCGCGGACGGCACGCCCCAGGACGTGGGCGCGCGCTCGCTCCGCGTCGGCGTTCCCAACCGGGGCCCGCTGCCCCCGCGCACCGACAAGGGCGGCGGCACGGCGCGGGCGCCCCGCGCGGACGCCGGCACCGGCTTCGAGTCCTCCGGCACGGCCACCCAGACGCCCCGGCGCAAGGGCGGCGACGGCTTCCGCACGCCCGGCGCGGGCCCCACCACCGCCAGCCCCTACCTGGGCGCGGGCGAGGCGCGCGGGCCGGTGCTGGACGTGGAGTCGCTCATCCCCTCCGACTTGAAGGACCTGGAGGGCCAGCTCGCGGTGGGCAAGCGCTTCGCGTCGGACGGGGCGCTCTTGGCCGCGCAGGTGCGGCCCTCGTCGCTGCCCTCGTCGGACCGGGTGGCCCGCCTGTGGGCCTTCTTCGCCGCGTACGCGGAGGCCGCCGCCTGGCACCCGCCCGCTCCGGAGGGCAGGGCCGCCTTCGCGCAGGCCCTCAAGGACCAGGGCTTCGCCGGGCTCCAGGACGCCCACACCGGGCAGGACGGCGTGGAGGCCGGCCTCTGGGTGATGGACGCGCCCACGCCCGAGGAGGCCCGCGAGCGCGCGGACGCCGTCCGGCTGGAGCCCCCGCCCGACGTGCGCCACTCCGAGCAGGCCGCCCCGCTCACCCCCGGCCTCTACCAGCCCCTTCCGGGGCCCTTCGTGCGCCGGGACGCCCAGGGCCAGCCCCTCCAGAACGACGACCCCCACGACCGCAACCGCACGGACCGGCGGCTGGGCGGCCGGATGTTCTGGAACGTGCTCCACGCCTTCCGGGCCGGTGAGGACACCGAGGACTCCGCCGTCTCCCAGGCCCAGTGGGACCGCATGGTGTTCGGGGCGGTCCTGGCCATGGTGGGCCTGGCGCTGGCCGCCATCGCGCTCGTCAGCTCCCTCTAG
- a CDS encoding aldehyde dehydrogenase, with protein MSAAVPQSTSRTTIDILVRRVREGSSAWVKLALKERIRLLEDLRHAYVAIAEPSVRAACEAKGIDPGGPLAGEEWLAGPMVVVRNLRLLADALKDIQAHGVPVIPRKHLRTLEDGRLAARLFPRDRLEGMLLPGTTGEVYFQPGVTADNLRDHQASFYKKPHKGRVCAVLGGGNVNSIPPLDCLYKLFVEGTVCVLKMNPVNAYLGPFLEQAFAPLVARDALAIVYGGAEEGAQLVHHAAVDEVHITGSDKTHDALVWGPPGPESDERRRKNEPLLAKHVSSELGNISPVVVVPGPYSDGELRFQADDIAGMVSNNASFNCNAAKLLVQPKDWLKRGALVDRIQASLGQAPVRRAYYPGAQERWHQFTDARPNLRLVGNPGEGDLAYALIPDVDPARTDDRVFRHEPWCTVLSETGLPGSDEPVAFLEAAVAFLNEKVWGTLNVMLIVHPKTMRDPRVRAAVEKAVRDLRYGTVAINTWPAAGYALGSLPWGGHPSASPRDIQSGQGWVHNTSMLESIEKAVLRAPITSLFPPPWVPGHKGMATLSRRLVEFEQSPSWWKLPGVALAALRR; from the coding sequence ATGTCCGCCGCCGTCCCGCAGTCCACGTCACGCACCACCATCGACATCCTGGTGCGCCGGGTCCGTGAGGGCTCGAGCGCGTGGGTGAAGCTCGCCCTGAAGGAGCGCATCCGGCTCCTGGAGGACCTGCGCCACGCGTACGTCGCCATCGCGGAGCCCAGCGTACGCGCGGCCTGCGAGGCGAAGGGCATCGACCCCGGCGGTCCACTCGCGGGTGAGGAGTGGCTCGCCGGGCCCATGGTGGTGGTGCGCAACCTGCGCCTGCTGGCGGACGCGCTGAAGGACATCCAGGCGCACGGCGTGCCCGTCATCCCCAGGAAGCACCTGCGCACGCTGGAGGACGGCCGGCTCGCCGCACGGCTGTTCCCTCGCGACCGGCTGGAGGGAATGCTGCTGCCCGGCACCACGGGCGAGGTCTACTTCCAGCCCGGCGTCACCGCGGACAACCTGCGCGACCACCAGGCGTCCTTCTACAAGAAGCCCCACAAGGGCCGCGTCTGCGCGGTGCTGGGCGGCGGCAACGTCAACTCCATCCCGCCGCTGGACTGCCTCTACAAGCTCTTCGTCGAGGGCACCGTCTGCGTGCTCAAGATGAACCCCGTCAACGCGTACCTGGGCCCGTTCCTGGAGCAGGCCTTCGCGCCGCTCGTCGCGCGCGACGCGCTGGCCATCGTGTACGGCGGCGCGGAGGAGGGGGCGCAGCTGGTCCACCACGCCGCGGTGGACGAGGTGCACATCACCGGCAGCGACAAGACCCACGACGCGCTCGTGTGGGGTCCGCCCGGCCCGGAGTCCGACGAGCGCCGGCGCAAGAACGAACCGCTGCTCGCGAAGCATGTCTCCAGCGAGCTGGGCAACATCTCCCCCGTGGTGGTGGTGCCGGGGCCGTACTCGGACGGCGAGCTGCGCTTCCAGGCGGACGACATCGCCGGCATGGTGTCCAACAACGCGTCCTTCAACTGCAACGCGGCGAAGCTGCTGGTGCAGCCGAAGGACTGGCTCAAGCGCGGCGCGCTGGTGGACCGCATCCAGGCCAGCCTGGGGCAGGCGCCCGTGCGCCGCGCGTACTACCCGGGCGCGCAGGAGCGCTGGCACCAGTTCACGGACGCGCGCCCCAACCTGCGGCTCGTGGGCAACCCCGGCGAGGGCGACCTGGCCTACGCGCTGATTCCGGACGTGGACCCCGCCAGGACGGACGACCGCGTGTTCCGCCACGAGCCCTGGTGCACGGTGCTGTCGGAGACGGGCCTGCCGGGCTCCGACGAACCCGTGGCCTTCCTGGAGGCCGCGGTCGCGTTCCTCAACGAGAAGGTGTGGGGCACCCTCAACGTGATGCTCATCGTCCACCCGAAGACGATGCGGGACCCGAGGGTGCGCGCGGCGGTGGAGAAGGCGGTGCGGGACCTGCGCTACGGGACTGTCGCCATCAACACCTGGCCCGCCGCGGGCTACGCGCTGGGCAGCCTGCCCTGGGGCGGCCATCCGTCCGCGTCGCCCCGGGACATCCAGAGCGGGCAGGGCTGGGTGCACAACACGTCCATGCTGGAGTCCATCGAGAAGGCGGTCCTGCGCGCCCCCATCACGTCCCTGTTCCCGCCCCCGTGGGTGCCCGGTCACAAGGGGATGGCGACGCTGTCCCGCCGGCTGGTGGAATTCGAGCAGTCCCCGTCCTGGTGGAAGCTGCCCGGTGTCGCCCTGGCGGCGCTGCGCCGGTAG
- a CDS encoding M56 family metallopeptidase, whose amino-acid sequence MTPLVTSPWWSSWSESVWRASWQGALCALVVWGVARALPRLPAALRAGLWWLVALKFVLTLGWPRPMPLALLPVESATAAQSQTSGAGGAQSQTPAVMITMRTASDAHGGATRIQVSRPVPSEGTAPAPTAVASEAPSHGARLAAFVRGAGESLRSHPWTVGLAWALLVLWGAGVVWKVRGHVQAYRQVRGMRERARPFRHPVLEEEAEFLANEAGLRRPPTLLVSDEVVSPLAAGLVSPVIVLPAKAVRDLPEDALRMALAHEVAHLRRGDLWLGWVPALAETVLFFHPLARQAAREYALAREEACDAEALRLTGAEPADYGELLIAFGITRPPGSAAALGASAHLHALHRRLRMLEHVDVVPTQPRRWLKGALFALGAVVLMPFQVVAKAPAENAAPAAKDAAPAPVKVGTVRQLPQDAAPAAKPTVTEHTAKAPGTPADAPPLPALSALPPPTPGRATALTTHVAAPPAPAAPAMGGKLAPVPPAPPVRGALAPLPPVPPASPAGGALRPLPPMAPMLAAAPRPPAPPAPPAPMDMEDDDTFAYISDGRTMMAGSTDDLYMARTFKQKGKDLLFVRRDGKPMLIRDAKTLEQVRNLMEDDRKLGDAQGALGEKQAALGEKQAALGQKQAELAYPMSQIAAKHAAIAAKRAEIAMERARLHSLGDSPERDRKEAELDKRDESFDQELEGLDKEQEALSQKMEALGDEQEKLGEQQGKLGEEQGKLGEQQAARGRENMKKVMAVIDDAIRKGLAEPLPT is encoded by the coding sequence ATGACGCCTCTCGTGACCTCGCCGTGGTGGTCGTCGTGGTCGGAGTCGGTGTGGCGCGCCTCGTGGCAGGGGGCGCTGTGCGCGCTGGTCGTCTGGGGCGTGGCCCGGGCGCTGCCGCGCCTGCCCGCGGCCCTTCGCGCCGGCCTGTGGTGGCTGGTGGCGCTCAAGTTCGTGCTCACGCTGGGTTGGCCCAGGCCCATGCCGCTCGCGCTGCTGCCCGTGGAGTCCGCGACGGCGGCGCAATCCCAGACGTCCGGCGCGGGAGGCGCGCAATCCCAGACACCGGCCGTGATGATCACGATGCGCACGGCGTCCGACGCGCACGGTGGCGCCACGCGCATCCAGGTGTCCCGGCCCGTGCCATCGGAAGGCACGGCCCCGGCTCCCACCGCGGTGGCCTCGGAGGCTCCTTCGCACGGGGCGCGGCTCGCGGCGTTCGTCCGGGGCGCCGGCGAGTCGCTGCGCTCGCATCCGTGGACGGTGGGCCTGGCGTGGGCGCTGCTCGTCCTGTGGGGCGCGGGCGTGGTCTGGAAGGTGCGGGGGCACGTGCAGGCGTATCGCCAGGTGCGCGGCATGCGCGAGCGTGCGCGGCCCTTCCGTCACCCGGTGCTGGAGGAGGAGGCGGAGTTCCTCGCGAACGAAGCGGGCCTGCGCCGTCCGCCCACGCTGCTGGTGTCGGACGAGGTGGTGAGCCCGCTGGCCGCGGGGCTCGTGTCGCCGGTCATCGTGCTGCCCGCGAAGGCGGTGCGCGACCTGCCGGAGGACGCGCTGCGCATGGCGCTGGCGCACGAGGTGGCGCACCTGCGTCGCGGGGACCTGTGGCTGGGCTGGGTGCCGGCGCTGGCGGAGACGGTCCTCTTCTTCCACCCGCTCGCGCGCCAGGCGGCCCGTGAGTACGCGCTCGCCCGGGAAGAGGCGTGCGACGCGGAGGCGCTGCGCCTCACCGGCGCGGAGCCCGCGGACTACGGCGAATTGCTCATCGCCTTTGGCATCACCCGGCCCCCCGGCAGCGCAGCGGCGCTTGGGGCGTCGGCCCACCTTCACGCGCTGCACAGGAGGCTCCGCATGCTGGAACATGTCGACGTCGTCCCCACCCAACCCCGCCGGTGGCTGAAGGGTGCGCTGTTCGCCCTCGGCGCCGTGGTCCTGATGCCCTTCCAGGTCGTCGCCAAGGCGCCCGCGGAGAACGCCGCTCCCGCCGCGAAGGACGCGGCCCCCGCCCCCGTGAAGGTGGGCACCGTCCGGCAGCTGCCCCAGGACGCCGCGCCGGCCGCGAAGCCCACCGTGACGGAGCACACCGCGAAGGCGCCGGGAACGCCCGCGGACGCGCCGCCGCTGCCCGCGCTGTCCGCGCTGCCTCCTCCCACGCCGGGGCGGGCCACGGCGCTCACCACGCACGTCGCCGCGCCCCCCGCGCCCGCCGCTCCTGCCATGGGTGGCAAGCTGGCCCCGGTGCCGCCCGCTCCTCCGGTCCGTGGCGCGCTGGCCCCGCTGCCGCCCGTGCCTCCCGCGTCCCCGGCCGGTGGTGCGCTGCGCCCGCTGCCGCCCATGGCCCCCATGCTCGCCGCCGCGCCGCGTCCTCCGGCGCCTCCCGCACCTCCCGCGCCCATGGACATGGAGGACGACGACACCTTCGCGTACATCTCCGACGGCCGCACGATGATGGCCGGCTCCACGGACGACCTCTACATGGCGCGCACCTTCAAGCAGAAGGGCAAGGACCTGCTCTTCGTGCGCCGTGACGGCAAGCCCATGCTGATCCGCGACGCCAAGACGCTGGAGCAGGTGCGCAATCTGATGGAGGACGACCGCAAGCTGGGCGACGCGCAGGGCGCGCTCGGTGAGAAGCAGGCCGCGCTCGGTGAGAAGCAGGCCGCGCTGGGCCAGAAGCAGGCGGAGCTCGCCTATCCCATGTCGCAGATCGCCGCGAAGCACGCCGCCATCGCCGCCAAGCGCGCGGAGATCGCCATGGAGCGCGCCCGCCTCCACTCGCTCGGGGACAGCCCCGAGCGCGACCGCAAGGAGGCGGAGCTCGACAAGCGCGACGAGTCCTTCGACCAGGAGCTGGAGGGCCTGGACAAGGAGCAGGAGGCGCTCAGCCAGAAGATGGAGGCCCTGGGCGACGAGCAGGAGAAGCTGGGCGAGCAGCAGGGGAAGCTCGGCGAGGAGCAGGGGAAGCTGGGCGAGCAGCAGGCGGCCCGCGGCCGCGAGAACATGAAGAAGGTCATGGCCGTCATCGACGATGCCATCCGCAAGGGCCTGGCCGAGCCCCTGCCTACCTGA
- a CDS encoding DUF3467 domain-containing protein yields the protein MADTPTKPPEVQLQVQMTEEVSNGQYSNLALVNHTDSEFVLDFLYVQPQQPLARVRSRIITSPRHLKRLLKVLQDNVQHYEARFGPIPLGEDEGPRH from the coding sequence ATGGCGGACACTCCGACGAAGCCCCCCGAAGTGCAGCTCCAGGTGCAGATGACCGAAGAGGTCTCCAATGGCCAGTACAGCAACCTGGCCCTGGTGAACCACACGGACTCGGAGTTCGTCCTGGACTTCCTCTACGTGCAGCCGCAGCAGCCCCTGGCCCGCGTGCGCTCGCGCATCATCACCAGCCCGCGCCACTTGAAGCGCCTGCTGAAGGTCCTCCAGGACAACGTGCAGCACTACGAAGCCCGCTTCGGCCCCATCCCCCTGGGCGAGGACGAAGGCCCCCGGCACTGA
- a CDS encoding sigma-70 family RNA polymerase sigma factor, with protein MATDDLTLVKRVRSGDQRAFKLLVERYQRKVYAVALGMLKDKEEAMDVSQEAFVKVYKYLDHFKGDASFYTWLYRITSNICIDVLRKRRGSGEPVEFDETQDVDLSEARIGALGSRLGTNPQKSALRKELAEKIQEALATVPEKHRAILLLREIEGMSYEDLARTLDIPKGTVMSRLFHARAKVQKILGDYLELDEAKSGVGNE; from the coding sequence TTGGCCACCGACGACCTCACACTCGTCAAGCGCGTCCGCAGCGGGGACCAGCGCGCCTTCAAGCTCCTCGTCGAGCGTTACCAGCGCAAGGTGTACGCCGTCGCGCTCGGAATGCTGAAGGACAAGGAGGAGGCGATGGACGTCTCCCAGGAGGCGTTCGTCAAGGTCTACAAGTACCTGGACCACTTCAAGGGCGACGCGTCCTTCTACACGTGGCTCTACCGCATCACGTCCAACATCTGCATCGACGTGCTGCGCAAGCGCCGGGGCAGCGGCGAGCCCGTGGAGTTCGACGAGACGCAGGACGTGGACCTGTCCGAGGCCCGCATCGGCGCGCTGGGCAGCCGCCTGGGGACGAACCCCCAGAAGAGCGCCCTGCGCAAGGAGCTGGCGGAGAAGATCCAGGAGGCGCTGGCCACGGTGCCGGAGAAGCACCGCGCCATCCTCCTGCTGCGCGAAATCGAGGGAATGTCCTACGAGGACCTGGCCCGCACGCTGGACATCCCCAAGGGCACGGTGATGAGCCGCCTGTTCCACGCGCGCGCCAAGGTGCAGAAAATCCTGGGGGATTACCTGGAGCTGGACGAAGCCAAGAGCGGGGTGGGCAACGAATGA
- a CDS encoding BlaI/MecI/CopY family transcriptional regulator: MKKPVGEQELAVLRYVAEHGPATVGEVAERFGEAQGLARSTILTVMERLRLKGHLTRSKVDGVFQYASPVATQELLRDVVGNFVQRTLSGSLSPFVTYLSETEDVSDEELKQLQDVVARLRQKRKE, encoded by the coding sequence ATGAAGAAGCCGGTGGGAGAGCAGGAGCTGGCGGTGCTGCGGTACGTGGCCGAGCACGGGCCCGCGACCGTGGGCGAGGTGGCCGAGCGCTTTGGTGAGGCGCAGGGGCTGGCGCGCTCCACCATCCTGACGGTGATGGAGCGCCTGCGGCTCAAGGGGCACCTGACCCGGAGCAAGGTGGACGGGGTGTTCCAGTACGCCTCGCCGGTGGCGACGCAAGAGCTGCTGCGCGACGTCGTAGGGAACTTCGTGCAGCGCACGCTCAGCGGCTCGCTGTCGCCGTTCGTCACCTACCTGTCGGAGACGGAGGACGTGTCCGACGAAGAGCTGAAGCAGCTCCAGGACGTCGTGGCGCGCCTGCGCCAGAAGCGGAAGGAGTGA